In a genomic window of Tissierella sp. Yu-01:
- a CDS encoding NAD(P)H-dependent glycerol-3-phosphate dehydrogenase, with protein sequence MTERIGVLGGGSWGTALAVLLANKGLEVEMWVRNKSQVDEMNETRVNNKYLPNAKLPVNLIINDDLEKTIHKKDVILLSVPTHGVRETLLNAKSIIDKKQIIVNVAKGIENDTLMRISEIVKEILPNNKYAMLSGPSHAEEVALDIPTTIVSASLDKEVAEYIQELFITPSFRVYTNPDIIGVELGGALKNIIALGAGISDGLNYGDNTKAALMTRGIIEIARLGTALGANANTFTGLSGIGDLIVTCTSMHSRNRRCGILLGQGLTLDESVKEIGMVVEGVKTTKSAFKISEKLGVEMPITDEIYNVLYNNANVKDSVNKLMGRDKKHEMEDVARNFNYNW encoded by the coding sequence ATGACAGAAAGAATTGGTGTATTAGGAGGAGGAAGCTGGGGTACTGCACTTGCAGTTCTTCTAGCTAATAAGGGCTTAGAGGTAGAAATGTGGGTTAGAAATAAAAGTCAAGTCGATGAGATGAATGAAACCCGAGTAAATAATAAATATCTTCCTAATGCTAAGTTACCAGTAAATTTAATAATTAATGATGATTTGGAAAAGACAATACATAAGAAGGACGTAATACTTTTATCTGTTCCAACTCATGGAGTTAGGGAAACTTTATTAAATGCAAAAAGTATTATAGATAAAAAACAAATTATTGTTAATGTTGCTAAGGGTATAGAAAACGATACTCTTATGAGAATATCTGAAATTGTAAAAGAGATATTGCCAAATAATAAGTATGCAATGCTATCAGGGCCTTCTCACGCTGAAGAAGTAGCATTAGATATCCCTACTACAATTGTATCGGCATCTTTAGACAAGGAAGTTGCTGAATATATTCAGGAATTATTCATTACACCCAGTTTTAGGGTGTATACAAATCCTGATATTATTGGAGTTGAACTGGGAGGCGCTTTAAAGAATATCATTGCATTAGGTGCAGGTATATCAGATGGTCTAAATTATGGAGACAATACAAAAGCAGCTTTAATGACAAGAGGAATTATTGAAATAGCAAGATTGGGTACTGCTTTAGGTGCTAATGCAAATACTTTTACAGGTTTGTCTGGTATTGGAGACTTGATAGTTACATGTACAAGTATGCATAGTAGAAATAGAAGATGCGGAATCTTATTAGGTCAGGGTTTAACCTTGGATGAATCAGTAAAGGAGATAGGTATGGTAGTTGAGGGAGTAAAAACAACAAAATCTGCCTTTAAAATCTCTGAAAAGCTTGGAGTTGAAATGCCAATAACTGATGAGATATACAATGTTTTATATAATAATGCTAATGTGAAGGATTCTGTTAATAAACTTATGGGAAGAGATAAAAAGCATGAAATGGAAGACGTAGCTAGAAATTTTAATTATAACTGGTAA
- the plsY gene encoding glycerol-3-phosphate 1-O-acyltransferase PlsY, giving the protein MNVILLIIISYLIGCFSSAYLIGKIFKKMDIRSYGSGNAGATNAVRVMGKKLGVLTFLLDFTKGIIAVLLGYRMMGYNGGLIAAFFVVMGHDWPIFLGFKGGKGVATTIACFAVLNFPIALISVIIGITVALTTRFVSLGSIVFFTIVPILNIVNFNNFNKEFFIASIFLAIIGIYKHKENIKRLKNGCENRIGR; this is encoded by the coding sequence ATGAATGTAATTTTATTAATTATTATTTCATATTTAATAGGATGCTTTTCTTCTGCATATCTAATTGGAAAAATATTTAAGAAAATGGATATAAGATCTTACGGTAGTGGTAATGCTGGTGCTACTAATGCTGTGCGAGTAATGGGAAAAAAACTTGGGGTTTTAACATTTTTATTGGACTTTACAAAAGGTATAATAGCAGTTTTATTAGGATATAGGATGATGGGATATAATGGTGGTTTAATTGCTGCTTTCTTTGTTGTAATGGGACATGATTGGCCTATATTTTTAGGGTTTAAAGGTGGTAAAGGAGTTGCTACTACAATCGCTTGTTTTGCAGTTCTTAACTTTCCAATCGCATTAATCTCTGTAATAATTGGTATAACAGTGGCATTAACAACAAGGTTCGTTTCTTTGGGTTCGATCGTTTTTTTTACTATAGTACCAATTTTAAATATTGTAAATTTTAATAATTTTAATAAAGAATTTTTTATAGCATCAATATTTCTGGCTATTATAGGTATATATAAACATAAAGAAAATATCAAGAGACTGAAAAATGGTTGTGAAAATAGAATAGGCAGGTGA
- the der gene encoding ribosome biogenesis GTPase Der, producing the protein MNRAVVCIVGRPNVGKSTLFNRLVGRRIAITEDTPGVTRDRIYAEGEWLGKYFTLIDTGGLEPEKDDIIMSNIKKQAQIAIDTADVILFVVDGLQGLTTADREVGEILRKSGKEVILVCNKIDTPKTPEEIYEFYELGMGEPMVVSAEQALGLGDLLDRIIENFPDDKDTEYDEDLIRVTFIGKPNAGKSSLINHILGEDRLIVTDIPGTTRDSIDSYFTYKDNPYVFVDTAGLRRKRSIYENVERYSVVRTLTAVDRADICVLVVDATEGITEQDSKVVGYAHDNGKGIIVAVNKWDIVDKDDKTYLAFEKEVREKLGFINYAPIVFISAKTGLRVNKLLDLLNVVNNNYNLRISTGVLNDIINQAVLMNQPPSDKGRRGRIYYGTQVSVRPPKFVIFVNDKELMHFTYVRYLENQIRNHFGFAGVPIQFELREKGE; encoded by the coding sequence ATGAATAGAGCAGTAGTTTGCATTGTTGGTAGACCAAATGTTGGTAAATCGACTTTGTTTAATAGATTAGTAGGAAGAAGAATAGCAATTACAGAGGATACACCTGGAGTAACTAGAGATAGGATATATGCTGAAGGTGAGTGGCTTGGAAAATATTTTACGTTAATTGATACAGGTGGATTGGAACCAGAAAAAGACGATATTATAATGTCTAATATAAAGAAACAGGCGCAAATAGCAATTGATACAGCAGATGTGATATTATTCGTTGTAGATGGATTACAAGGTCTAACGACTGCTGATAGAGAAGTTGGAGAGATTCTTAGAAAGTCTGGGAAAGAGGTTATCTTAGTATGTAACAAGATCGATACACCAAAAACACCAGAAGAGATATATGAGTTCTATGAATTAGGTATGGGAGAACCTATGGTTGTTTCTGCAGAACAGGCATTAGGATTAGGTGACTTATTAGATAGAATTATTGAAAACTTCCCAGATGATAAGGATACAGAATACGATGAAGATTTAATTAGAGTAACTTTTATAGGTAAACCCAATGCTGGAAAATCATCACTTATAAACCATATACTTGGTGAAGATAGATTAATAGTAACCGATATTCCAGGAACAACTAGGGATTCAATTGACAGTTATTTCACTTATAAGGATAATCCTTACGTTTTTGTAGATACTGCTGGTTTAAGAAGGAAAAGAAGTATTTATGAAAATGTTGAAAGATATTCTGTAGTAAGAACTCTTACTGCCGTTGATAGAGCTGATATATGCGTTCTAGTAGTAGATGCAACTGAAGGAATAACAGAACAGGATTCTAAAGTTGTTGGGTATGCACATGATAATGGAAAAGGTATAATTGTTGCTGTAAATAAGTGGGATATAGTAGATAAAGATGATAAAACTTATCTAGCATTTGAAAAAGAAGTAAGAGAAAAGCTTGGTTTTATTAATTATGCTCCAATTGTTTTCATTTCAGCTAAAACTGGACTTAGAGTTAATAAGTTGTTAGATTTACTTAATGTAGTAAATAACAATTATAATCTAAGGATAAGTACAGGGGTATTAAACGATATAATAAATCAGGCAGTTTTGATGAATCAACCACCATCAGATAAAGGAAGACGTGGTAGGATATATTATGGAACACAAGTGTCAGTAAGACCACCAAAATTTGTTATATTTGTAAACGATAAAGAATTAATGCATTTTACCTATGTGAGATATTTAGAAAATCAAATTAGAAATCATTTTGGTTTCGCAGGTGTCCCTATTCAATTTGAATTAAGAGAAAAAGGTGAGTAA
- a CDS encoding DUF512 domain-containing protein yields MELGNIKETRNIIEDVINNSIADELGIDPGDILLSINGSKVQDVIDYKYLISDDLLIMEIQKPDGEVWEFEIEKDYNEDLGIIFTNPLIDKAKSCRNKCMFCFIDQLPPNMRDTLYFKDDDSRLSFLQGNFITLTNMSDEEIDRIIKYKLSPINVSVHTTNPELRVKMLNNKNAGKVYEILKRFHKANLEVNCQIVLVPGVNDGEELKKTINDLAKLSSTIESVAVVPVGITKYRQHLEKITPFNKDSARELINNINSMQEKYLKEMGSRFVFASDEFYCVSAIDLPSYDAYEGFPQYENGVGLMKSFEYEINEALGNIVKPIDLRKKIIIATGTLANNYMREIISKVNTKFKNLDLSVVPIENNYFGKTITVAGLITGSDLVSQLKRYRDVDLVIIPKSMLKQDKEIFLDNMTLEEAISTLGITIKPCEVDGNKFIEVLRLGVN; encoded by the coding sequence ATGGAATTAGGTAATATTAAAGAAACAAGAAATATTATTGAAGATGTTATCAATAATAGTATTGCAGATGAATTAGGAATTGATCCTGGTGATATTTTATTATCAATAAATGGTTCGAAGGTGCAGGATGTAATTGATTACAAGTATTTAATATCAGATGACTTATTAATCATGGAAATTCAAAAACCTGATGGAGAAGTTTGGGAATTTGAAATTGAGAAGGATTATAATGAGGACCTAGGAATAATATTTACAAATCCTCTCATAGATAAAGCGAAATCCTGTAGAAATAAATGTATGTTTTGCTTTATTGATCAACTACCTCCTAATATGAGAGATACTTTATATTTTAAAGATGATGATTCTCGGTTATCATTTTTACAAGGTAATTTCATTACATTGACAAATATGAGTGATGAAGAAATAGATAGAATTATTAAGTACAAATTAAGTCCTATAAATGTATCTGTTCATACAACCAATCCAGAACTTAGAGTTAAAATGCTTAATAATAAGAATGCTGGTAAGGTTTATGAAATATTGAAAAGATTTCATAAGGCTAATTTGGAAGTTAATTGTCAAATAGTTCTAGTACCAGGTGTAAATGACGGAGAAGAATTAAAAAAGACAATTAATGATTTAGCTAAACTTAGTTCTACCATTGAATCGGTTGCTGTAGTGCCGGTTGGTATAACAAAATATAGACAGCATTTGGAAAAGATAACACCATTTAATAAAGATTCAGCTAGAGAACTAATAAACAATATAAATTCAATGCAAGAAAAGTATCTAAAAGAGATGGGTAGTAGATTTGTATTTGCATCTGATGAATTTTATTGCGTTTCTGCCATAGACTTACCTTCCTATGATGCATATGAAGGTTTCCCTCAATATGAAAATGGTGTAGGTCTAATGAAATCTTTTGAGTATGAGATCAATGAGGCATTGGGAAATATAGTAAAACCAATAGATTTAAGAAAAAAGATTATTATAGCTACAGGAACACTTGCGAATAATTATATGAGGGAAATAATCTCTAAAGTAAATACTAAGTTTAAAAACTTAGATTTGTCTGTTGTTCCTATAGAAAATAATTATTTTGGGAAAACTATAACTGTTGCAGGGTTAATAACAGGTAGCGATTTGGTATCGCAATTAAAAAGATATAGGGATGTTGATTTAGTAATTATACCAAAATCCATGTTAAAGCAAGATAAGGAAATTTTCCTTGATAATATGACATTAGAAGAAGCAATAAGTACTTTGGGTATAACAATTAAACCTTGTGAGGTAGATGGGAATAAGTTTATTGAAGTATTGAGATTAGGGGTGAATTAA
- the glyA gene encoding serine hydroxymethyltransferase: MDFSKLEKFDPAVYEIVEKEINRQQKHIELIASENFVSEQVMEAMGSQLTNKYAEGYPSKRYYGGCEVVDIVENLAIERLKELFGAEHANVQPHSGSNANLGVYLAVLQPGDKVLGMNLSQGGHLTHGSPVNISGLYYNFVDYGVDSETEMINYDVVREIALREKPKLIVAGASAYPREIDFKKFREIADEVGAYLMVDMAHIAGLVAAGLHQSPVPYADFVTTTTHKTLRGPRGGAILCKAEYAKKIDKAIFPGLQGGPLMHIIAGKAVAFGEALQENFKEYQKQTINNAKALAEGLANNGFRLVSGGTDNHLILIDVKTKGLTGKKAEELLNEIGVAVNKNTIPNETESPFITSGIRIGTPAMTTRGMKEEEMREIAEIITLALDEGNEREVIKERVYALCDRFPLYK, encoded by the coding sequence ATGGATTTTTCGAAACTAGAAAAGTTTGACCCAGCAGTTTACGAGATAGTTGAGAAAGAGATTAATCGTCAACAAAAGCATATTGAGCTAATAGCATCAGAAAATTTTGTTTCAGAACAAGTTATGGAAGCTATGGGAAGCCAATTGACAAATAAATATGCTGAAGGTTATCCTAGTAAAAGGTATTATGGTGGTTGTGAAGTTGTAGATATAGTAGAAAATTTAGCAATTGAAAGATTAAAAGAATTATTTGGTGCTGAACATGCTAATGTCCAACCTCATTCAGGTTCAAATGCTAATCTGGGAGTATATTTAGCTGTTTTACAACCTGGAGATAAAGTTTTAGGAATGAATCTTTCTCAAGGTGGACACCTTACTCATGGGAGTCCAGTGAATATTTCAGGATTATATTATAATTTTGTAGATTATGGTGTTGATAGTGAAACTGAAATGATAAATTATGATGTTGTTAGAGAGATTGCATTAAGGGAAAAACCTAAATTAATAGTGGCAGGAGCTAGTGCATATCCTCGTGAAATAGATTTTAAGAAGTTTAGAGAAATTGCAGATGAGGTTGGAGCTTATCTTATGGTAGACATGGCGCATATAGCTGGATTGGTTGCAGCAGGCTTACATCAAAGTCCAGTACCTTATGCAGATTTCGTTACGACTACAACACACAAGACATTAAGGGGCCCAAGAGGCGGTGCGATTCTATGTAAAGCTGAATATGCTAAGAAAATCGATAAAGCAATATTTCCTGGACTACAAGGTGGACCTCTAATGCATATTATTGCTGGGAAAGCTGTAGCCTTCGGAGAAGCTCTACAAGAGAATTTTAAAGAATATCAAAAACAAACTATAAATAATGCTAAAGCATTGGCAGAAGGTTTAGCTAACAACGGATTTAGATTAGTTTCAGGTGGAACTGATAATCATTTGATATTGATAGATGTTAAAACAAAAGGTTTAACAGGAAAGAAAGCTGAAGAATTACTAAACGAAATAGGAGTAGCAGTTAATAAGAATACTATTCCTAATGAGACTGAAAGTCCATTCATTACTAGTGGCATAAGAATTGGAACGCCTGCAATGACTACTAGAGGAATGAAAGAAGAAGAGATGAGAGAAATCGCAGAAATTATAACTCTTGCCCTAGATGAAGGCAACGAAAGAGAAGTAATAAAAGAAAGAGTGTACGCTCTTTGTGATAGATTTCCACTATATAAATAA
- a CDS encoding metal-sensitive transcriptional regulator, with protein sequence MAEKNDIIKRLRRIEGQIKGIQKMIDEEQFCGDILIQIAAVRSALNNAGGLILENYMHKCLIPNTEGQVEEEDLNKLIDVMLKYTKQR encoded by the coding sequence TTGGCTGAAAAAAACGATATTATAAAGAGGCTTAGGAGAATAGAGGGACAAATTAAGGGCATACAAAAGATGATAGACGAAGAGCAGTTTTGTGGTGATATATTGATTCAAATAGCTGCTGTAAGATCAGCTTTAAATAATGCTGGTGGTTTAATTCTTGAGAATTATATGCATAAATGTTTGATACCTAATACTGAAGGGCAGGTAGAAGAGGAAGATCTAAATAAACTTATCGATGTGATGCTTAAATATACTAAGCAAAGATAA
- a CDS encoding SoxR reducing system RseC family protein: MEQVGFVRRLIDDKAELEVRRASGCGSCNGCGGGCEVQAHIVTIKNSVNARVGDFVELKGEADSIFKFTLIVYMIPFIFLIGGIVLGNMYFKSIGNPNFELLSFATGILFLVISYFILRIIDKKIEKKDKSTIVMTKIL, from the coding sequence ATGGAACAAGTAGGTTTTGTTAGACGTCTAATAGATGATAAAGCAGAATTGGAAGTTAGACGTGCATCTGGATGTGGTAGCTGTAATGGATGTGGCGGTGGCTGTGAAGTCCAAGCTCACATAGTAACTATAAAGAATAGTGTAAATGCAAGAGTAGGAGACTTTGTTGAACTTAAAGGCGAAGCAGATAGCATTTTTAAATTTACTTTAATCGTATATATGATACCATTTATTTTTTTAATAGGAGGTATTGTATTAGGAAATATGTATTTTAAAAGCATTGGAAACCCAAACTTTGAACTTTTAAGTTTTGCAACTGGAATTCTATTCCTTGTCATTTCTTATTTCATTTTAAGAATAATTGATAAAAAGATTGAGAAAAAGGATAAATCCACTATTGTTATGACCAAGATTCTATAG
- the aspS gene encoding aspartate--tRNA ligase, whose protein sequence is MGEKMGSLRRTTMCGLLRPENIGEEVVLMGWVQKERNLGSIIFVDLRDTTGISQVVFDNTISEDIFLKAEKVRSEYVLAVRGRVRTRQSVNKDIPTGEVEVLAEELKILDESETPPIYIKDDDNVSESMRLKYRYLDLRKSKMQSNLKLRAKTAKVVRDFFYENDFVEVETPMLTKPTPEGARDYLVPSRVNPGQFYALPQSPQLMKQLLMVSGMDRYYQIVKCFRDEDLRANRQPEFTQIDVEMSFVDVDDVINMNEKLLYKLFKEIRGVEIELPIRRMTYKEAMEKYGVDKPDLRFGFEFKDISDLVKDCDFKVFTNALENGGAVKGINVKGYGDKFTRKDISSLEEYSKTYGAKGLAWIKITDEGVTSPIAKFFSDEKFKDVLERFEANMGDLILIVADKLSVVCDSLGNLRNEVARRLDLLSNDDFKLVWITEFPLFEYDEEENRYVAKHHPFTHPMDEDIHLLETSPEVVRAKAYDIVINGDEMGGGSIRINNSELQARMFKALGFSEEEAKEKFGFLMDAFRYGTPPHGGIAYGLDRLIMLFTESTNIRDVIAFPKTQSATCLMTDAPTIVSNKQLEEVHIKVE, encoded by the coding sequence ATGGGAGAAAAAATGGGAAGCTTAAGAAGAACTACTATGTGTGGTCTTTTAAGACCTGAAAACATTGGAGAAGAAGTAGTTTTAATGGGATGGGTACAAAAAGAAAGAAATTTAGGATCAATTATATTTGTTGATTTAAGAGATACTACAGGTATTTCTCAAGTTGTATTTGACAATACAATTTCTGAGGATATATTTCTAAAAGCTGAAAAAGTTAGGTCAGAATATGTATTAGCTGTTAGAGGTAGGGTTAGAACGAGACAGTCTGTTAACAAAGATATTCCTACAGGTGAAGTTGAGGTATTAGCTGAGGAGTTAAAGATATTAGACGAATCAGAAACACCTCCAATTTACATTAAAGACGATGATAATGTATCTGAATCAATGCGATTGAAATATAGATACTTGGATTTAAGAAAGTCTAAGATGCAGTCTAATTTAAAATTAAGAGCAAAGACAGCAAAAGTAGTGAGGGACTTTTTCTATGAAAATGATTTTGTTGAAGTAGAAACACCTATGTTAACAAAACCAACACCAGAAGGTGCTAGGGATTATTTAGTACCAAGCCGTGTTAATCCAGGACAATTTTACGCTTTACCTCAATCTCCGCAGTTAATGAAACAATTGTTGATGGTTTCTGGAATGGATAGGTACTATCAAATTGTTAAATGCTTTAGAGATGAAGATTTAAGAGCAAACAGACAGCCTGAATTCACACAGATAGACGTTGAAATGTCATTTGTTGATGTTGACGATGTTATAAATATGAATGAAAAGTTATTATATAAATTGTTTAAAGAGATTAGAGGCGTTGAAATAGAACTTCCAATCAGAAGGATGACTTATAAGGAAGCTATGGAGAAATATGGTGTTGATAAACCTGATCTAAGGTTTGGATTCGAATTTAAGGATATATCTGATCTGGTTAAAGATTGCGATTTTAAGGTATTTACTAATGCCTTAGAAAATGGTGGTGCAGTAAAAGGAATAAATGTAAAAGGATATGGAGACAAATTTACTAGAAAGGACATTAGCTCACTAGAAGAATATTCTAAGACATATGGAGCTAAAGGACTTGCATGGATAAAGATTACTGATGAAGGAGTTACATCGCCTATAGCAAAATTCTTTAGTGACGAAAAGTTTAAAGATGTTCTTGAGAGATTTGAAGCTAATATGGGTGACTTAATTCTTATTGTTGCTGATAAATTATCTGTAGTTTGTGATAGTCTTGGTAATCTAAGGAATGAAGTTGCGAGAAGACTTGATCTTTTATCTAATGACGATTTTAAATTAGTATGGATAACCGAGTTTCCATTATTTGAATATGATGAAGAAGAAAACAGATATGTAGCTAAGCATCATCCATTTACTCATCCTATGGATGAAGATATCCATTTATTAGAAACAAGTCCTGAGGTAGTTAGAGCAAAAGCATATGACATAGTAATAAATGGAGATGAAATGGGTGGAGGTAGCATTAGAATTAATAATTCTGAGTTACAAGCTAGAATGTTTAAGGCTTTAGGATTTAGCGAAGAAGAAGCAAAGGAAAAGTTTGGCTTCTTGATGGATGCATTTAGATATGGGACTCCACCACATGGAGGAATAGCATATGGTCTTGATAGGTTAATCATGCTATTTACTGAGAGTACAAATATTAGAGACGTAATTGCTTTTCCTAAGACTCAATCAGCAACATGCTTGATGACTGATGCACCTACTATTGTTTCTAATAAACAACTTGAAGAAGTTCATATAAAGGTTGAATAA
- the hemZ gene encoding coproporphyrinogen dehydrogenase HemZ: protein MIYININGYEYNRDIYELVRVFFPHKDIKNIEYINQNIDGYLLHISIFKQNNTLNCSSKLFVDNNLVVENTENLDAVYIHRSKEKSTLIGIKKSIYNTLIKITDKKLPWGILTGIRPIKIVHELIEKSISIEEIFDILVNQYMLSEDKARLIIRIAKRQEKYLYPIESDRYSLYIGIPFCPTRCIYCSFPAMPIKKYSHLVDTYLKNLLIEIKDIKDLMKDKTINTVYIGGGTPTSIPPNYLRRIIEEVYNNFGQTNIKEFTVEAGRPDTLSYEMLKMFKEMKINRISINPQTMNDQTLRLIGRSHTSNDIIDSYKIAKAIGIENINMDLIVGLPGEGVEDIKNTLNIIKELSPENITIHTLALKKGSDVINHVDNFILEDQNVIENMLEATREFSQQNGYEPYYLYRQKNILGNFENIGYAKDGLECIYNISIMEEKETIIAAGVGSTSKVFYPDEDRLERIFNFRSINEYINRIDEVIERKRKVLS, encoded by the coding sequence ATGATATATATAAATATTAATGGATATGAATATAATCGTGATATATATGAATTAGTAAGAGTTTTTTTCCCTCATAAAGATATTAAAAATATAGAATATATAAATCAAAATATAGATGGATATCTTCTACATATATCAATATTTAAGCAAAATAACACCCTTAATTGTAGTTCTAAACTATTTGTTGATAATAATCTTGTAGTTGAAAATACTGAAAACTTAGATGCTGTATATATCCACAGAAGCAAAGAGAAATCAACTCTTATTGGTATAAAGAAATCTATATATAATACATTAATAAAAATAACGGATAAAAAATTACCTTGGGGAATTCTTACAGGGATTAGACCTATAAAAATTGTACATGAGTTAATTGAAAAAAGCATATCTATAGAAGAAATATTTGATATTTTAGTTAATCAGTACATGCTAAGTGAAGATAAAGCAAGATTAATCATTAGAATTGCTAAAAGACAAGAAAAGTATCTATATCCTATAGAAAGTGATAGATATAGTTTATATATCGGAATTCCATTTTGTCCTACAAGATGCATTTATTGTTCATTTCCTGCTATGCCAATAAAAAAATATAGTCATTTAGTAGATACATATTTAAAAAATCTTTTAATTGAGATAAAAGATATAAAAGATTTAATGAAAGATAAAACTATAAATACTGTATATATAGGGGGAGGAACGCCTACGTCTATCCCTCCAAATTATTTAAGAAGGATTATAGAGGAAGTTTACAATAACTTTGGTCAAACTAATATTAAGGAATTTACTGTCGAAGCTGGTAGACCTGATACTTTAAGTTATGAGATGCTTAAAATGTTCAAAGAAATGAAAATTAATAGAATAAGTATAAATCCGCAAACTATGAATGATCAAACCCTAAGATTAATCGGTAGAAGTCATACATCTAATGATATAATAGATTCGTACAAAATAGCAAAAGCAATTGGGATTGAAAATATTAATATGGATTTAATAGTCGGTTTACCTGGAGAAGGTGTAGAAGATATAAAAAATACGCTTAATATTATTAAGGAATTATCTCCTGAGAATATAACTATTCATACATTAGCCCTTAAGAAGGGTTCAGATGTTATAAATCATGTTGATAATTTTATTTTAGAAGATCAAAATGTAATAGAGAATATGTTAGAGGCTACAAGGGAATTTTCTCAGCAAAACGGATACGAACCATATTATCTATATAGGCAAAAAAATATATTAGGTAATTTTGAGAATATAGGATATGCAAAAGATGGTTTGGAATGCATTTATAATATATCCATAATGGAAGAAAAGGAAACGATAATTGCTGCAGGAGTGGGTTCCACATCTAAAGTGTTTTACCCAGATGAAGATAGATTAGAAAGAATTTTTAATTTTAGAAGTATAAATGAGTATATAAATAGAATTGATGAAGTGATTGAAAGAAAGAGAAAGGTTTTGTCTTGA
- a CDS encoding MBL fold metallo-hydrolase, with translation MNIIRLQAGIYAVNCYIVYSKNTMDGIVVDPGGDAEAIKNYIEENNISLKSIVLTHGHGDHIGGVKELKEYYNVPVFIHEDDAEMLEDCSKNLSSSMAIGCVELTPDGLLNDNDIIEVGDLEVLILHTPGHTKGGICLKIKDHLISGDTLFNSSIGRTDLYGGNFDTLINSIKTKLLVLPEDTTVLPGHGQPTTIKAEKYGNTFLR, from the coding sequence TTGAATATTATTAGATTACAGGCAGGAATTTATGCTGTTAATTGCTATATTGTATATTCAAAAAATACAATGGATGGAATTGTTGTAGACCCAGGTGGAGATGCCGAGGCTATAAAAAATTATATTGAAGAGAATAATATCAGTTTAAAATCAATAGTATTAACACATGGCCATGGAGATCACATTGGTGGAGTTAAAGAATTAAAAGAATATTACAATGTACCTGTATTTATACATGAAGATGATGCTGAAATGTTGGAGGATTGTAGTAAGAATTTATCTAGTTCGATGGCAATCGGATGTGTAGAGTTGACTCCTGATGGCTTATTAAATGATAATGATATAATTGAAGTCGGTGACTTAGAAGTACTGATATTACATACACCTGGACATACAAAAGGTGGTATTTGTTTAAAAATAAAAGACCACTTAATTTCTGGAGATACTTTATTTAATTCTTCCATAGGCAGAACTGATTTATATGGTGGTAATTTTGATACATTAATTAATTCAATAAAGACAAAACTCTTAGTTTTACCAGAAGATACGACAGTGTTACCTGGTCATGGTCAGCCAACAACTATCAAAGCTGAAAAATATGGTAATACCTTTTTAAGATAA
- the dtd gene encoding D-aminoacyl-tRNA deacylase: MRAIVQRVTEASVIVDGEIVGEINQGLLVLLGVGDEDDDKDLEYIVDKVVGLRIFQDENDKMNLSLVDIDGELLVVSQFTLYGDVRKGKRPSFSTSAKPEIGNMYYEKFIEKTRDLGIKTETGVFGAHMDVHLVNNGPVTILLDSKKNF, encoded by the coding sequence ATGAGAGCAATAGTTCAGAGAGTTACTGAAGCTTCTGTTATCGTTGATGGAGAAATCGTTGGAGAAATAAATCAGGGGCTTTTAGTTCTCTTAGGTGTTGGAGACGAAGATGATGATAAAGATTTGGAATATATAGTTGATAAAGTAGTGGGATTAAGAATCTTTCAAGATGAAAATGATAAGATGAACTTATCACTTGTAGATATAGATGGAGAATTGCTAGTAGTATCTCAATTCACTTTATATGGTGATGTAAGAAAGGGTAAAAGACCTAGTTTTTCCACATCTGCTAAGCCTGAAATAGGAAATATGTATTATGAAAAATTTATAGAAAAAACTAGAGACCTTGGAATTAAAACAGAAACAGGTGTATTTGGTGCACATATGGATGTTCATTTAGTAAATAACGGGCCTGTTACAATACTTTTAGATAGCAAAAAGAATTTCTAA